Genomic DNA from Corylus avellana chromosome ca4, CavTom2PMs-1.0:
ttttcatttttaaggGCACTTGGGCTTGCCcttgttatttttcttgtctCTGTAGCAAGGGCACTCATGCTTGTTCCCATAAGTCCCAGAGGGAACACACTTGCACTCCTCACAGCAGATCCCACAGTACTTCATACACCGATCCTTCACCCCTGCTTTTGAGCACCTGTCTGAGCACTTGTTCGTGCAAAATCCTTCACACCCACATCAAGAAAAATCCCATTAATCAGTAcccaaaataaatgagaaaacgAAAAGCAGCtttgacaaaaagaaaacactAATTACCTGACCCGGCCATGACAGGCTCCAACAAAGAGGAGCTGAGGAGAAGAGAACAGAGCAGAAGGGTGGCAAAGAAGAGCTTCATCTTTGCTCTGCAAAGGGTTTAACTGAGTATACTGAAGCAAGTGTGTGAAAGCTTAAGTGGACATTTATAGCTGCTTCAATGGAGGAGAACAGCTGGAGATTTTGGATTGTTCTTTAATAATGGCAACTACCTCGGCAGTATGAGCTGTGTGGTTCAGGCCCTCTGCCCACGCGTTTTCTGCAGACTGCAGCATTGAAGTTTGCTTGTTGGTAGGTTTCCCTTGTCTTTGTCTGCATGCGCCATGACCCATTAATGCTATTCCTGTTTTCTTCTATGTTCcacttctttcttctctttctttcttggcGTTTTATCAATGCCGTAGATCTTCATGGAAAAGTGGCAATTCTTAGGGGAtggggtgtgtttggcaaaggagtgggACTGGATCCAAAAGCcataaaattcttttcaaaatattaaaatataaatatttttagttaaaatattataCTTCATACATCATCAAATTTTAGTTAAAGAATTACATTATtctattttatagtttatttttgtaaacCACCAACTTCATActctttattttagttattcaaTTTAgtcttttactattttatttaaaaatattaatttttatacgCTTTCACTATTttcaaagaaaagagagaattatatgaatttattattattattattattattttttatgtatggTTGAGCTACAATGACTAGTcatttttttagctaaaatttaaatattattatttttatccacTGTCACCATTCCCAAAGAGAGGAGAGAATcgttcttttattaatttttttttttatttttttattttttatgcattaTTGAACTACAATAACTAGTCATTTTTTCAGCTAAAATTTACTAAGAACCGTAGCAACTAGTCTAGTTagctagttttttttctttttctttttcttttttttttttgctaaaatggCTAGTCGGATGGACTacttttttgtccatttttgcTATAGGGCTAGCCAAAATAATGCTAGCCCATTGGCAATTAGAACGTCAGTCTTTTATCAATAATTGTTACATTACCACGttagtttgtaaaatttttaaaataaatgttagtGCCTATTGCATAACTTAGACCTTGTTTTTTAAACAACACCAACATtctcaaatattatttattacattcttcgaaaaaatcaacatcaaaacattctcacttttatatcacattattcactttttatatcacataatttactttttactactattcaaataaaaaaattactacaaaacaaaaatttttcatttttcaatactaccttttttacttttctatactaattattacttcttcttttttttctcaccaaacATGAACAGTGCAGTGTTGTTTGCCAACCacactctaaaaaaaattgttatccACCATTATTTTATGTGTACAAGTATTATTCAATCATCTTGtagttaatattaattatttatcttGAAGATTTTATGTGATCAACCCAATTGTCATCCCACTTGATCTACGATAATTATTGTTTGCTCTATTAATTATTGCTTGCTTTTTCCCTCAAACGAGTCGATCTGAATAATATTCAAGCCCATAATTGAAGCATTGGATTCCTCCATATTCAATGAGACTTGCACTACGTTTGTTGGGAGGAAGGGGGAGGGAAAATTgtagaccaatttttttttttttggcttggtTCGATGGAAAGTAAGGGAAATGGAAGGATACACCCTTTCCCTCCGTGCCATTGGCTCTTATTAGAGTATTATATCTTTTTATATCtttgttgcttaattttttcCCCCATTAAAACATTCCCACATAAGTTTATAAAGGATTCCAATAAAAGTTATATAATACCCTAAACATTTCCCCCATGCAGAATGCAACtcagtcacatcattcttgcaCTCAAAAGAGCTCAGGCATAGCACACACCCAAAGCCAGGGCTGCCACTGACTATAGCAGGAAATGGTTCCAAAAAGTTGGAACTAGAATGTTTCCTGCACAAGTCAGTAATTTGTCCATctggaggagaaaaaaaaaaaaaaaaaaacctcaagaTTATCATTGGGATCGTTATAATTTGGGCAATACACGTAAGAGAGTTCTGCCCGAGTAAGTGGCCGgataatcaaaatttatttgggcaAATAGGTCTTATATAGACTCTCAGTCTCACAATGTTCTACCCAAATTGCTACATGGATATCCCAATATGAATCCTGTACACATTTCATCCACCTTAAATTACAACAGCTCTAGAACATACCTTGTACTAACACTGCAATCACCATTGCACGCATCCATCAACAACCGGATGAGAATACAGCTATCTGTCATTTTCCCTAGTCTCTGCTTTTCTTTAAGATTATTCCATTTACAAGGTACACAAATTGTTGAATACACGTCTAcagtaaaaaaaatgagaaggcTAGTGAGTACAACAATCATTGACTACATATCTTTGCCTTTCTCAGGAGTACAAAGCTGGTTGAACCCATCTGTTAAGGTGGCGGGTGCCCAACAATCATTGATGAATGGTCTTGATTACCGTATAAATGTAAACGAAGAGAACCCGTACAAAAGGATGTAGATACATCAACCTCCCATACTGTTGGATGTGCAGGAGTGCCGGCGGTAAGAGTGCTCCTTGTTATAGTCATTTGACGCTAGCATATTGACCTGCAGTTTGTGGCTTAGATATTTTTCACAGTAATACAGAAAGAAAGACATCCAACAGCATAAAGGATACAAGGTGGGACTTATACCTTGACAATCTCAGACTTTGAGCCTGGACGCATATAGGCTGCTAAGATACTCATGTTGAAATCCTGGGTGCAAGGACATTAAAAATCAGAAagggaaaaaccaaaaaaataaaacttttattcAATGGTGGAAGCACcgtagaaaagaaaaaattcagaaGCAGCTAGTAAAAGGGGTTGAATTTTCATAACTGATTATTCCTGCATACTGTTGGAGGGTTCAGTCACCAGATGGGAAAAACCATAATTGCCCTCTTATTATGTTGAGGTCAACAAATCATTTAATGGCTTATGGCCGTTCAGTGTAATTTGATGGTTATATTCAATATCTTATATAGAATTTAATGACAAATTCATCATCTTGTACAGGAACATTTGGAATATAGAAAGTTCTCACCATGATGCATGACATAAACTCATTTCTTATAGTTTataaaatcttatttcattgaGATGACTGCCATCCTTGATTCTACCGTTAAGGCTATAGATTTATCTTTCAGATGACATACAAATAGGAATTGAGCCATTGAAATTTTAGGGGAAACAACTGGCACACCCTAGAAGATTTTGAAAAGATTAAAGAGGTCATAATGACAGAGAACTTGAACAAGTTCACTGTAACCTGATAGCACCCGACTCCAGAAATGATTCCACATTATTTACAAGATAGATACGTACAAATAAGTACAGGACATGTATGAATCTATGACCTGTGCCAGGTGAGCAACAGTCACTTCGTCACAGTACTTACTTATGGGCTAACGGGTCACACTTTGGCCAAGTATCCTACAAAGAGACTCCTGAGAGCCAGAAGTACTGAATGAATGGCCATAGGAATGGGGGCGTCGTAAGATTTATTATAtatgaatataataatatactaATTGGGGGTTGGTTAGTAATATAACAAATTTAACAAGAAGTTATAGAACCAAATTACTTTAACAAAtatagatatttttattttaagaaaagacaaaaattattAGTGAGAACATTTACGCAATGTGCATTAAAAGAAGCCCACGACACTTTTCAAGAGCTAAACAGGAAGAGGTATggatatatgagaaatgtttgaTGCATCAAGCATAGAATTTTTTTGATTATGAAATTATCATCTGGAAGGGAGTGCGATGTGTCTCAATGACAACTGCATTGGCATGTCAATGTTGTATGAAGCATGATGACTAGTACTTGTGACTTCTGAGGTGAAAGGATTttagggagaaagaaaaaataagcatCACTCTAATGTTTTCAGATGAAGCactatataaaataaacaagggAAGCAAGAGACATAGCAAACCAATATCTTATAAAGCAAAGGAAAAGTCATCCATCAACATGTCCAAAATGTCAATGCTCTGCTTTTTGCACCAGCATAATGTTAAATCATTTCATACGTATGCTACATTTACCATAGATGATCAAGCATATGAGTACGAGTAGTTAAATGCAGAACTCACTCTGAAAGGATCACCCCTCAAAGATTGCACAAACATAGAACCTGAACCACTTCCCTGCAAAACAAAAGCACTAATCTCATAGTTGTCCCCAAAATAGTAACAGAACAGGAAAATGTAGCAAATGAACATAATCCTTCTTAATAATTGTTTCAAAGGGATTAGAGTTCAAtaggaaggagaagaatttctGGGTACTGAGTTCAGAAAGGACAACTTGCTCTTAAGGTGTGCTGACTTTTCGTACTTATATATAAATTCCATCTCCAATTTTTTCCATTTGctttttcttgtatttgatGGTGTTTTCCTTTTGTGATCAACAATCTAACTTCACCTAGGACAGTTTCTCTCCTTTATCATGGTCATGAATGATGAAAATGAATGAAAGAGAAGCTTATTTCCAATTAATAATGCAGCCTCATTTTCTTACAGTTAATTTTTCAGTAAACCCCTTCTACTGTTGgatttagattttaattttgttctcaTCTAACCTTTTTTAtgatcagatttttttttctttttctttaaggtAAGCTACACACGCTTAGTGGGCCTTGAACCTACTACCTCACCTTCCACCCAATTTTTTGAGGAGAGAAAGTGCTATTGGAGTTAGAGCACATTAGCAAAACCTCTATGATCtaccttatttaaattttggaaaaactACGCTTTGCACCCTCAGAGTACCACCCCGTTTTAAATATCCCCAAAATTACCAATTTCGACACTTTGGATCCcaactcaaaattttaatgACACTTTGCATCCTTCATTAGATCCAGGCATTATTTCAGACAGAAAATTCATGTGCATGCATTCAACCCAATTGAAATGACCAGATTGACCTTGTATGTGAGCTTAAATCAAATtgtttgttatttcttttttctttttaattttagggcCAGTTTTGATATTTCAAATGGGACAATGGCATGTTTCCATCCAATAACGCTTGACATTAACAAAAATGCAAAGTAACATTAAAACCTTGATTTGGGATGCAAAGTGTCGaaattggtagtttgggggtgtttgaaaAAGAAGAGGTAGTTTGGAGGTACAAAGCataattttcccttaaatttcTAAAAACTATAATcaccctctttctcttcctcattTCTAGTCTAATTCTTATTATGAAACTGGAGAATCACAAACCAGAACGCACGCCATCTAAGATGATAGTGGATTTGGCAACACAACCCAAATTGTTATACATTACACATTCCCACATATACAGGAGAAAAGAGACAAAGATTTGCCTCTGGACGAAAGCAACAAAAAGTCCTAATGgaatataaaaatgaatattttttaaattcattctAATGGATTTTTACTTTGATCTTAAAATACATTCTTAATGGAAAATATTGTCTTGATAATGAAATTTATCTTTGACCACTTGatggaaaaatatttatttgaattttattatttcatcttGCAATAACGATTTACACAAATTTCTAATAAAAGATAACATTGATGTAAAAAACCTtgtattttaataaaagaaatactCTTGATACAATAAGCAAGAAAGATAGAATTTAAGGCTTGTTTATTGAGGGAatttcttatcaaaaaagaataGGAAGAACTGACTGGAGCCGACTACAATTATGGAACAACATAAATTGATTTGATAGATATCAACTGTGGTACAGCAAGTCTAGCTCAACCAGTTTCTGAACATtacgttctttttttttaaaaaaaaaaaaaaaaaatgataagtaaACTTATTTTTAACGTCCTATATGCATCATCATTGGAATTTAAAACAGATTgaagaaaaaggataaaaaaaattcatgccACCATTAGACCCTGTTGCATCACAGAATAGCATCAACTTTGTTATACATAACTCACTTCAAACATGGTGAAACAACATCGGCATCATTTTAAGCGCTATCTACAACCTATCAGTCCCCtcatttcttaatttctttttcctttgaaacACAGGAAATCTAGAGGATTTTCTTTGTCATACATCTTAACTTCTTCCTTTTCCTAgagtttctaattttatttaacTTTCTACCAATGCACTTAAATAGCATTGTGTACCTGGAACGCCTCATCtatagtatatatattacaaagATGTGTCAACAATAGCAGATTGATTATAAAGTATATCTAAAGATGTGACAGATCATAGGCAATAAGGCATTCATCTTTGTTATTTTAGGCGAAAACAGCATTTCAAGCTCACTAGTCATTTATCAAGCCAAACCTTTGAATATAATTGTATTTCGTCAtatccacaattttttttatgcaCTCATTTTATCCACATGCATGGTGCAAGCCACACtgataaacaaacaaaaaaacacaagagaATAGCCACTTTCCTTTCCTGTGTGGTTCTCGGAAAGTAAAGAAGCTCCACAACCTTGATAAAGTTTGGCAGGCCAAATATAAGTCACACATAAGAGATATTTCTTGTGTTTCAGCATTGAGGCAGTTTAAATATATGCATCCACATCCATAAGTGCTTCAAACAGTATGATACCTAAGTGTAACCCAAAACATGTGAATATAAAGACAGAGGTACCTCCAAAGAAAGATCCTTGAGACGCCTTCCAGTTTGAGCACAGCAAATGCGGGCTACATGTTCATCAGAACTCCCACTTATAATATAGTCCCTTCCATTCATGTAATAGGAACGAGTGTAGTTCTGAGAGCTTTCTGTAGAAGCTATCTCAAACTTCAAGTGGAGCCTCCCATCAACAGCCAGAAGTTGTCTAACCTGAGAATGTTCACATGTTAGTCTCAAGTGCACTTAAAATCTTAAAAgattataatgataataatattgAGATTTCATTAAGCATATAAACAAAGTATCcaagcaaaatatatatcaataaCTAATATGAAAATGTTTCAAAAAGGCCTATATGCACATTAAATACATCAATCAATATTGGTGTCCCTCTGAAGTATAGACTGAGGTATGGATTTACACCAAAAAGCAACTAAGTTGGTATCCTAATAAGAACCCAATCCATACCTACTACCACCATCAGAAAATATACTCCATTTCTTTCCTTCAAATAGGCCACCATGCCACAAATAATCTTCAACAGAAAACGTTCCATAGATGACCAGGCACTATGGTCCATTTATCTACCACTAGCCTATTAGAGCATATTGAAACTTTATGGAAGCCATATTCACACAagaaactttcatttttttgataagtacacaAGAAGCTTTCATGGCATTGGTTCAGGACCAAATCCTACCCTTATGTATATCATGACCCTGTGACAtagggtttaaatttttttgtcacCGAACATGACCAATCATCAATGGGcttcaaacaaaaaaaggacaaaagcGAACAACAAAAAATAGCAATTGAAAATTATGGACgcaaaagaaagggaaaaacttcacaaagaagaattttacaggaaaaaaaaaataaggcgaTGTAATTCTGTTTACTGAAGCTTTCCATTTCAACAGTTGTGTTTCAAGATAGGCTCTAACCATATTTCTTGTCCAATCATCATTTAAAGTTTGAGAGCTAGGAACCAAGCTCCAAGGATGAGACCTGAGCATAAGTTGAATATTCAAGAACATAAAAGCAAATTGACACCCCCAACTCATACTGAAAATTAATCCAAATATTACCTCATTGTCAACAGCTGACACTAGCAGATAGTGATCATCTGGAGAAAAGCAAACCATCACATTGCCCCTAGAGCTTGAAGCAGTATAGCAAGGTGATATTGGTTTTTGTCTTAAGTCCCACATCTTGACATCTTGATCAAAGGAAGAAGTAACAAAAACTGATGGGGAATAGTTAGCAAACTTCACTACATTAATATGCTCCCGATGCATATCAGAGAACACCTCTAAGCGCCTTCCACAACttatgtcatacaatgcaacATTCCTTGAGTATCCACTTGCAAGAAAAAGTTCATCCGTAGAGTTAACATGAACAGACGTCAATTGGTCGAACTCATCAAAGGTGACACAACCAGCACTATTATATATGCCCATAGTTCTTGGTGTCGTATGTTGGATATCATACAATTTCAATGAACCATTATCCGAACCAGCTATGAGCTGACATTCACCATGGGGAAAAAACTGAATTAGAAATGCCATATTCATCAGgaataaaatcaacaaaaaagCACACTCTAAAAATGCATCAACGTTGAAGTCAACTATTCCATTTTAAGTAGGTACATCATGACCAGCACAAATTTTGGATATCCTTCTGGAAGTATGCTTACTAATCATGAGAGTCAAATACTGCATCCTGCAGTTAGCAATTCTTGCAGTTACTTGCCATAGAACACAACATGTCTGTATATAGACAACATGTCTGTATATAGAATCAAGTTATCACCTGCATGGCTTCACATAAGGATTAaaggaaaccaaaaaacaaTCTAGAGGCAGGTGATGTAGCACTCTGCGAATATCAACACAACAATATTTTCCCAGGAAAGACATTGTAATTGTAAGGATATATGCTTATAGAATAAAATAGCATTACAAATTTATCTCTATTTAACACATCCCATGCAGGTATCATATACCTTGGAGGGATACTTCTTGAGCCAACAGAGTCCCAACACACTGTTCATTGCACCAAGTGATGGGATATAATTAACAATTTGTTCTTTCTCATGGTTGATTACAACTACTTCACCATCCAAAGTTCCAAAGACCATTAGGCTAGAATCAGATGGATGATACTCAAACTGCCTAGGACGAAAGTTCATCCCTTCATCTCCCAAAACATTGCTTGAAATTGAAAGTGGATGCAAGAAAGGCCAAGCAGAAGACCCAACTTTGGCAGCACAAAGAGACCtagtataaaaatattttgactttCCAGAGGTACAAGATGACTTTTGCTTCGGAGTTCGCACATGATTGTGGCTTGCTCTTATTTCACGCTTTTGTAAGATACTAACAACACTCTCTTTATGCTTCCTTTTGTAGGGTAGATACTCAAAGTATTGTGAAAAGGTAACTGTAGCCCTTTCCCTATCAATCTTTCTTATAGGCAAGTTATCTAAAACTTTCAAATGGGGTAATGAAGCTATCATGTACTCTCTATAGTGTTTCTCAAAGCATATCGGCGAAGCATGACAAGAAATAAACTTCAAAGAAACATCTGCAATTTGCCTAGTAAAGGCGCCTGCCAAAGACTCTTCTCCATTTTGGTTGTATAATGCATCAAAAGAAACCTGCCAAACAAGTTCGAAATTCAATGTAATGACTTCAAAGATGAGTCAGACAAAGGAGAacaatgtgtgtgtgtgtggatttTTAAAGCTATGATGCATGTAGAATACAGAAACATATATGCGTACATCCCCTATATCTACATGTGtaaaattaatatcaatttaCAATAGAAATTTATATCAAGACTAGGGTTGGATAATGTAAGGAAATAATAACATCCATGGACATTTATGCATTACCAAGGCATTAAAAAAGGGGGAAAATGCTCCAAAGGTCCATGAGGTATGACTTTTTATCACATCAATccctaaagtttaaattttatcgATCTACTCCCTAAGGTTTCAATTGTTATCAAATAGATCCCAATGTCTACTTTCTATTAAATTTCTAACAGTATTGGTAAGTCATACCCAATCAGAGGtgacattaaaaaatattaaaagacaaaagggaaaaaattataatcataaacataaaaaacaaaattaaaaagaaaaaatttattaaaaaaaaaaaaaaaaaaacacaccagAGGTGGGGTGTCCCTCTGGAGGTCGCCGACAAGGCCATCCCCACCTTTGGGGGTGACTCCCTCTAGGAATAGCCCGCGTGGCCACCCGACCTctagttttcttttataattttttttcttctctttttctatatttttt
This window encodes:
- the LOC132179069 gene encoding snakin-1-like, which codes for MKLFFATLLLCSLLLSSSLLEPVMAGSGFCTNKCSDRCSKAGVKDRCMKYCGICCEECKCVPSGTYGNKHECPCYRDKKNNKGKPKCP
- the LOC132177491 gene encoding protein DWD HYPERSENSITIVE TO UV-B 1 isoform X2, producing the protein MELDASEIQAVDVRNESSCEFNGECALSLMRAINQKLRRVDLQDLSFGKEFLRDLSKKGLSCQVLTLRSSHFRKLNMMGEFMRIHTLNLDFSTSLTSFREDCFSCMPNLTCLSMCETRITNLWTTIAALSKLPSLVELRFQNWLCCNDAGPSAASSDGRSDKKTDVGQPKSAPYIGASSIEIGMLANYNSSMDEALENLFSLDDVVINDEVQSMIEDSSDDDSDVDFSSHQKEYGYSELLSNVFPRLNGHVDQQNEVSFDALYNQNGEESLAGAFTRQIADVSLKFISCHASPICFEKHYREYMIASLPHLKVLDNLPIRKIDRERATVTFSQYFEYLPYKRKHKESVVSILQKREIRASHNHVRTPKQKSSCTSGKSKYFYTRSLCAAKVGSSAWPFLHPLSISSNVLGDEGMNFRPRQFEYHPSDSSLMVFGTLDGEVVVINHEKEQIVNYIPSLGAMNSVLGLCWLKKYPSKLIAGSDNGSLKLYDIQHTTPRTMGIYNSAGCVTFDEFDQLTSVHVNSTDELFLASGYSRNVALYDISCGRRLEVFSDMHREHINVVKFANYSPSVFVTSSFDQDVKMWDLRQKPISPCYTASSSRGNVMVCFSPDDHYLLVSAVDNEVRQLLAVDGRLHLKFEIASTESSQNYTRSYYMNGRDYIISGSSDEHVARICCAQTGRRLKDLSLEGSGSGSMFVQSLRGDPFRDFNMSILAAYMRPGSKSEIVKVNMLASNDYNKEHSYRRHSCTSNSMGG
- the LOC132177491 gene encoding protein DWD HYPERSENSITIVE TO UV-B 1 isoform X1, whose amino-acid sequence is MAIDIATLEERYINSCRKHGVLPNTAILSGLFKAEVKKSRHEPCSLEIFLDHLKDIDFHPLLDTFMELDASEIQAVDVRNESSCEFNGECALSLMRAINQKLRRVDLQDLSFGKEFLRDLSKKGLSCQVLTLRSSHFRKLNMMGEFMRIHTLNLDFSTSLTSFREDCFSCMPNLTCLSMCETRITNLWTTIAALSKLPSLVELRFQNWLCCNDAGPSAASSDGRSDKKTDVGQPKSAPYIGASSIEIGMLANYNSSMDEALENLFSLDDVVINDEVQSMIEDSSDDDSDVDFSSHQKEYGYSELLSNVFPRLNGHVDQQNEVSFDALYNQNGEESLAGAFTRQIADVSLKFISCHASPICFEKHYREYMIASLPHLKVLDNLPIRKIDRERATVTFSQYFEYLPYKRKHKESVVSILQKREIRASHNHVRTPKQKSSCTSGKSKYFYTRSLCAAKVGSSAWPFLHPLSISSNVLGDEGMNFRPRQFEYHPSDSSLMVFGTLDGEVVVINHEKEQIVNYIPSLGAMNSVLGLCWLKKYPSKLIAGSDNGSLKLYDIQHTTPRTMGIYNSAGCVTFDEFDQLTSVHVNSTDELFLASGYSRNVALYDISCGRRLEVFSDMHREHINVVKFANYSPSVFVTSSFDQDVKMWDLRQKPISPCYTASSSRGNVMVCFSPDDHYLLVSAVDNEVRQLLAVDGRLHLKFEIASTESSQNYTRSYYMNGRDYIISGSSDEHVARICCAQTGRRLKDLSLEGSGSGSMFVQSLRGDPFRDFNMSILAAYMRPGSKSEIVKVNMLASNDYNKEHSYRRHSCTSNSMGG